From Vibrio aerogenes, a single genomic window includes:
- a CDS encoding RHS repeat-associated core domain-containing protein, whose amino-acid sequence MAKKKLGKAVDWVKKIEEIIKIAQKDTKKYMPELKKAVTKGEGSFNKARKKKQKFGKKNKTKLTKEATSISRNGKSKTRLKITNNKKTKKLKRKGNTRNKKKTNKEKNICINGCPVSMVSGEELLTIEDVILPGAVPFTFKRTYRTSACEVKSYLGYGWSHTLSHQLEFTGDEVLWYDNENRVTSLLLPDEAISESTNPIAGATLYLSDKAGEFVLSAPELPFLHFKRQGNTGHLVRLSDNYNNELFIQYNQNQQPQAVVNPHGIALWLNYNEADLISSIELKTFSDTPDGREWQTQRLMHQYDYNESSQLISEQNEAGEGEYYHYNEQHVITGRQMAGGMTFGWEWEGESKDVRCTKHWSNTGFQASYLWDDEAHTVTVSYPDGSTEVYQHDEETNLINTTDPDGAVTTQEYNDDGQLVRSVDALGYETLHYYDDEGQRELTVLPDGTEISFEYLLGHLFKVTCGDATWRYFYNLEGDLTEKRDPLHQTTFYHYNPQGNLSRIAYPDGSEHQLSWNRLGMLIEERYPDGTTSQYRHDISGRVIYQKSSIGGVTQYQWDEADRLVKLIQPNGKSKTFCYNAYGKVTEVMDEAGRKTAYEYEENSHLLSRVTNPDGTSLSYLYDNPKRFVSQITNERGEAYNIDYFTNGLVKTETTFDGRQMHYAYDLLGQLLKKTEVGSEGTELVTEFTHDEMGRLSEKVLPDGNKVAYGYDESGNLASIDDGETPLAWKYDLLNRVTEEHQNWASNYFEYDVVGQVVKWQLPDAKVLHYQRGQGGLLNQISLDDHVLTRHLYQNGIESRRTQGAVISSFDYDTQGRLVHQSQSINGHQTRTRDYGYDALGNLSQIADSRFGDSYFDYDPLSRLKAVRGNLEEHFVHDATGNVLSQHLGRRQDELNLAEAGGNQLTFHGDSHYEYDEFGRLMTEKRGKNQSLITTYEYDCQHRLIQASMPDGTTATYTYDAFGRRTKKVVTDKAQTTTTTEFIWQGDNLIGEVTGSDYKTYVYEPGTFRPLAQISGEGRNNGEVYYYHLDQIGTPIELTDVQGQSVWSVQYRAYGNVLTQHTEEIQSALRFQGQYYDSETGLHYNRHRYYSPGTGRFTTIDPIGLAGGLNNYQYVPNPTGWVDPLGLYVIKGSQCQDSAARRAKIIDAIEEKMQPVIDYIHKLDPDAQVGFRGSVASGMKGEHKRFGGPDGDRVPFDGEYTHKNKVAVPHNGPQGYDVDLFIVSDKLYSKFPKIPFFKDLSNIDDNIDDILESVRQSLNNNPALKGLKQEKMDIRVWRGKDIIKKLNKGDTQVYLESKIKPQK is encoded by the coding sequence ATGGCTAAGAAAAAATTAGGCAAGGCCGTAGATTGGGTCAAAAAAATTGAAGAAATCATCAAAATTGCCCAAAAAGATACCAAAAAGTACATGCCGGAACTCAAAAAAGCGGTGACGAAAGGAGAAGGAAGCTTCAACAAAGCACGCAAAAAGAAACAAAAATTCGGCAAAAAAAACAAAACGAAACTCACCAAAGAAGCAACCAGCATCAGCCGGAATGGTAAAAGCAAAACAAGGCTGAAAATAACCAACAATAAAAAAACCAAGAAACTGAAAAGAAAGGGCAATACCCGGAATAAGAAAAAGACCAACAAAGAAAAAAACATCTGTATCAACGGATGCCCGGTATCGATGGTCAGTGGAGAAGAATTACTGACGATTGAAGATGTCATACTCCCCGGAGCCGTCCCTTTTACATTTAAACGGACCTACCGGACTTCCGCCTGTGAGGTCAAGTCTTATCTGGGTTACGGATGGAGCCATACACTTTCTCATCAACTTGAATTTACCGGTGATGAAGTCCTCTGGTATGACAATGAAAACAGAGTGACATCGTTACTGTTACCGGATGAAGCGATCAGTGAATCGACAAATCCGATCGCCGGTGCAACACTCTATCTCAGTGATAAAGCCGGTGAATTCGTTTTATCTGCACCAGAGCTTCCTTTCCTGCACTTTAAGCGTCAGGGAAATACAGGCCACTTAGTCCGGCTTTCAGATAACTACAACAACGAACTCTTCATTCAATATAACCAGAACCAGCAACCGCAAGCGGTAGTGAATCCGCATGGTATTGCCCTGTGGCTGAACTATAACGAAGCTGACTTAATCAGCAGCATTGAACTGAAAACCTTTTCAGATACCCCCGACGGACGTGAGTGGCAAACACAACGGTTAATGCATCAGTATGACTACAACGAAAGCAGTCAGCTCATCTCAGAACAGAATGAAGCGGGTGAAGGCGAGTATTATCACTACAACGAACAACATGTGATTACCGGGCGACAAATGGCTGGCGGAATGACATTTGGCTGGGAGTGGGAAGGCGAAAGTAAAGATGTTCGTTGTACCAAACACTGGAGTAATACCGGTTTTCAGGCCAGTTACCTGTGGGATGATGAAGCACATACAGTCACTGTGAGTTATCCGGATGGCAGCACAGAAGTTTATCAGCATGATGAAGAAACCAACCTGATCAACACAACAGATCCGGATGGTGCGGTCACAACTCAGGAATACAATGATGACGGGCAACTCGTCCGGAGTGTCGATGCTTTAGGCTATGAAACCCTGCATTATTATGATGATGAAGGGCAACGGGAACTCACAGTTCTGCCGGATGGAACAGAAATCAGTTTTGAGTATCTGCTGGGCCACCTGTTCAAAGTCACTTGTGGCGATGCCACCTGGCGTTATTTCTATAATCTGGAAGGCGACTTAACCGAAAAGCGTGACCCACTGCATCAAACCACATTCTACCACTATAACCCGCAAGGCAATCTGTCCCGGATTGCGTACCCGGACGGCAGTGAGCATCAGCTCAGCTGGAACCGGCTGGGGATGCTGATTGAGGAAAGGTACCCGGACGGCACCACCAGCCAATACCGCCATGATATCAGCGGCCGGGTGATTTACCAGAAATCCTCCATTGGCGGCGTGACGCAATATCAGTGGGATGAAGCGGACCGGTTAGTCAAACTGATTCAGCCCAACGGCAAGTCCAAAACCTTCTGTTACAACGCTTACGGCAAAGTGACAGAAGTGATGGATGAAGCAGGACGCAAAACAGCGTATGAATACGAAGAGAACAGCCATCTGCTAAGCCGGGTGACCAATCCGGACGGCACCAGCCTGAGCTATCTGTACGACAACCCGAAACGTTTTGTCAGCCAAATCACCAACGAACGCGGTGAAGCCTACAACATTGATTACTTTACTAATGGCCTGGTGAAAACAGAAACCACCTTCGACGGGCGGCAGATGCATTATGCGTATGATTTGCTCGGCCAGCTGCTGAAGAAAACCGAAGTGGGTAGCGAAGGCACCGAACTGGTGACCGAATTTACTCATGATGAAATGGGCCGCCTGAGTGAAAAAGTGCTGCCTGATGGCAACAAAGTGGCCTACGGGTACGATGAGAGTGGGAACCTTGCCAGTATCGATGATGGTGAAACCCCACTTGCATGGAAGTATGATTTACTCAACCGGGTCACGGAAGAGCATCAGAACTGGGCCTCAAACTATTTTGAGTATGATGTGGTCGGTCAGGTAGTGAAATGGCAACTGCCGGATGCCAAAGTGCTGCACTACCAGCGAGGTCAGGGCGGATTACTCAATCAAATCAGTCTGGATGACCATGTGCTGACACGGCACTTATATCAGAACGGGATAGAAAGCCGCCGGACCCAGGGCGCGGTGATCAGCAGTTTTGATTATGATACACAGGGCAGATTAGTTCATCAGAGCCAATCGATTAACGGGCACCAAACCCGAACGCGGGATTACGGTTACGACGCGCTGGGCAATTTGTCGCAAATCGCTGACAGCCGCTTTGGAGACAGTTATTTCGATTATGACCCGCTGTCACGCCTGAAAGCCGTACGCGGCAATCTGGAAGAGCATTTTGTCCATGATGCGACGGGCAATGTCTTGTCTCAGCATCTGGGAAGACGTCAGGATGAACTGAATCTGGCGGAAGCCGGCGGCAACCAGCTCACTTTCCACGGGGACAGTCATTATGAGTACGATGAGTTCGGGCGTCTCATGACTGAGAAACGCGGTAAGAATCAATCTCTCATTACTACTTACGAGTATGACTGCCAACACCGTCTGATTCAGGCCAGCATGCCGGACGGCACCACCGCCACCTACACCTATGATGCATTTGGCCGCAGAACCAAAAAAGTCGTCACGGACAAAGCGCAAACCACCACAACCACCGAGTTTATATGGCAGGGTGATAACCTGATTGGTGAAGTCACGGGCAGTGATTACAAAACCTACGTGTACGAGCCCGGCACCTTCCGCCCGCTGGCCCAAATCAGCGGTGAAGGCAGAAACAACGGCGAAGTGTATTACTACCATCTGGACCAAATCGGTACGCCCATCGAGCTGACGGATGTGCAGGGCCAAAGTGTCTGGTCGGTACAATACCGCGCTTACGGCAATGTGCTGACCCAACACACAGAAGAAATACAAAGTGCACTGCGCTTTCAGGGGCAGTATTATGACAGCGAAACCGGCCTTCATTACAACCGGCACCGTTATTACAGCCCCGGCACGGGACGGTTTACTACGATCGACCCGATAGGGCTTGCGGGTGGCTTGAATAATTATCAGTATGTGCCGAACCCGACGGGGTGGGTGGATCCGCTGGGGTTGTATGTTATTAAAGGTAGTCAATGTCAAGATAGTGCTGCCAGAAGAGCGAAGATTATTGATGCGATTGAAGAAAAAATGCAGCCTGTGATTGATTACATTCACAAACTCGATCCTGATGCTCAGGTTGGTTTCCGGGGAAGTGTTGCTTCTGGTATGAAAGGGGAACATAAGAGGTTTGGTGGTCCAGATGGAGACAGAGTCCCTTTTGATGGTGAATATACACATAAAAACAAAGTTGCCGTACCTCATAACGGCCCTCAGGGATATGATGTAGACTTGTTTATTGTTAGTGATAAGCTTTATTCAAAATTTCCGAAGATACCATTCTTCAAAGATTTATCTAACATTGATGATAATATTGATGATATTCTGGAATCTGTAAGACAGTCTTTGAACAACAATCCAGCCTTGAAGGGATTGAAACAGGAAAAAATGGATATACGTGTTTGGAGAGGAAAAGATATTATTAAAAAATTAAATAAGGGTGATACACAGGTTTATCTGGAATCAAAAATCAAACCTCAGAAGTAA
- a CDS encoding SMI1/KNR4 family protein — protein sequence MTDKFQNLINLGIRPLKNAQSDLKQYLKNHQAAASDLPEDKGYRDFLNHFSQTSVFDKEVCFTGQEASAFSDHGKEFLEALFAECEDSNNDLFSLREKYAEQLPDNLFVIGEVTGGNLICLDKNAGDSVKVWDRTVSGDLSQSLFHIADSFLDFIDLLEETQDDVSDNSNAPKVVNYTPSEIMKAKVAEYLKKQNK from the coding sequence ATGACTGATAAATTTCAAAACTTAATCAACCTGGGTATTCGTCCGCTAAAGAATGCCCAGTCAGATTTAAAGCAATATTTAAAAAATCATCAAGCCGCAGCTTCTGATTTACCCGAAGACAAAGGTTACAGAGATTTTTTGAACCATTTCTCCCAAACCAGTGTTTTTGACAAGGAAGTTTGTTTCACAGGTCAAGAGGCTTCTGCTTTTTCAGATCATGGCAAGGAGTTTCTGGAAGCATTGTTTGCAGAATGTGAAGATTCAAATAATGACTTATTTTCTCTGAGAGAAAAATATGCGGAGCAACTCCCGGACAACCTGTTTGTTATTGGAGAAGTTACAGGAGGGAACCTTATCTGTTTAGATAAAAACGCCGGTGATTCAGTGAAAGTTTGGGACAGAACCGTTTCAGGAGATTTAAGCCAAAGCTTATTTCATATCGCTGACAGCTTTCTTGATTTTATTGATTTACTGGAAGAAACTCAGGACGATGTTTCTGATAACTCAAATGCCCCCAAAGTCGTTAACTACACGCCTTCAGAGATTATGAAAGCTAAAGTTGCTGAATATCTGAAAAAGCAAAACAAATAA
- a CDS encoding tRNA-uridine aminocarboxypropyltransferase: MSKCSHCGLQYQCLCDEIPHLSTSLHLSLLMHEQEARRDTNTGRWLADMFPSCQIYQWQRLQPAPGLEQQLEHSEALPLLLFPSQESLSLSEGLAMAGQSSKTPHFIVLDGTWQEAKKMERKSQWLKEVPRVQLSPSQASEYRLRKNQQSGELCTLEVVSELLSQLNQPEAAAALRLFLQRFMARLQTDKSGHALQI, encoded by the coding sequence GTGAGTAAATGTTCACATTGCGGACTTCAGTACCAGTGTTTATGTGATGAGATTCCTCATCTGAGTACATCTCTTCATTTATCATTGCTGATGCATGAACAGGAAGCTCGCCGGGATACCAATACCGGCCGCTGGCTCGCTGATATGTTTCCTTCATGCCAGATTTATCAATGGCAGCGGCTTCAGCCTGCTCCCGGTTTGGAACAGCAACTGGAACACAGCGAGGCATTGCCACTATTACTTTTCCCTTCACAAGAAAGCCTGTCACTGTCAGAAGGATTGGCAATGGCCGGGCAAAGCAGCAAAACACCGCATTTTATCGTGCTCGATGGCACCTGGCAGGAAGCAAAGAAAATGGAAAGGAAGAGTCAGTGGTTAAAAGAGGTGCCACGGGTACAACTCAGTCCATCTCAGGCATCAGAGTATCGTTTGAGAAAGAACCAGCAATCCGGTGAACTGTGTACACTGGAAGTTGTGTCTGAACTGTTGAGCCAGTTAAACCAACCGGAGGCAGCAGCGGCACTCCGGCTGTTTTTACAGCGGTTTATGGCCAGATTGCAGACTGATAAAAGCGGCCACGCACTGCAAATCTGA
- the yigB gene encoding 5-amino-6-(5-phospho-D-ribitylamino)uracil phosphatase YigB gives MHYYRNMPRIRAMTFDLDDTLYDNGPVIRQVEKKLMAWMHTHHPVTASCPLSWWQQQKQSLREEYPEIIHDVTQWRFQSICRGMQALGYDEEKATAVARDAIVEVLYWRNQIHVPQETHQVLQTLAEKIPLIAITNGNASPEKIGLSSYFQQTLKAGPDGFSKPHSDLFIKARQALSCPAGQILHIGDHLRTDVAGAKLNGFSACWMNVGGTRSLSRAKRSRLLPDVEIHQLNELLLLVE, from the coding sequence ATGCATTATTATCGTAACATGCCTCGTATCCGGGCAATGACCTTTGATCTCGATGACACGCTGTATGATAACGGACCGGTCATCCGGCAGGTTGAAAAAAAACTGATGGCGTGGATGCATACGCATCATCCGGTGACTGCTTCCTGTCCGCTATCGTGGTGGCAGCAGCAAAAACAATCCCTGCGGGAAGAATATCCGGAGATTATCCATGATGTCACTCAATGGCGTTTTCAGAGTATTTGTCGTGGTATGCAGGCATTGGGTTACGATGAAGAAAAAGCAACAGCAGTGGCAAGAGATGCGATCGTCGAAGTGTTGTACTGGCGTAATCAGATTCATGTACCCCAAGAGACTCACCAGGTGTTGCAGACACTGGCTGAAAAAATTCCTTTGATTGCGATTACCAACGGGAATGCCAGTCCGGAAAAGATTGGCTTGTCATCCTATTTTCAACAAACGTTAAAAGCAGGTCCGGACGGATTTTCCAAGCCCCATTCAGACTTATTTATCAAAGCCAGACAAGCGCTATCCTGTCCGGCCGGACAGATTTTACACATTGGTGATCACCTGAGAACTGACGTCGCCGGGGCAAAATTAAACGGTTTTAGTGCCTGTTGGATGAATGTCGGTGGCACACGAAGTTTGAGCCGGGCTAAACGCTCCCGGTTGCTGCCGGATGTTGAAATTCACCAGCTGAATGAGTTGCTGCTGTTGGTTGAATAA
- the xerC gene encoding tyrosine recombinase XerC yields MHETSASVLPETLLQPLNRFDDYMRNEKGLSAHTRQNYRQQLVHMAEYLAERGLKSWQQVDASWVRQLAAQGMREGMKASSVGTRLSSLRSFFDFLILRGELPANPAKGVSAPKKKRPLPKNLDVDEVAQLLEVNEDDPLAVRDRAMMELMYGAGLRLAEMVSLNLADLSFDQGELRVVGKGDKERKVPFTGLAAEWIRRWIPFRAQWVLADEPALFISKRGCRISHRNVQKRMAEWGIKQSVSSHISPHKLRHSFATHILESSHDLRAVQELLGHENISTTQIYTHLDFQHLANVYDQAHPRAKKKRES; encoded by the coding sequence ATGCATGAGACGTCGGCTTCAGTGTTACCGGAAACACTCCTTCAGCCCCTGAACCGTTTCGATGATTACATGCGAAATGAGAAAGGACTGAGTGCTCATACCCGCCAGAATTACCGGCAGCAGTTGGTCCACATGGCTGAGTATCTAGCAGAAAGGGGGCTCAAATCCTGGCAGCAGGTCGATGCATCCTGGGTCAGACAGCTTGCCGCTCAGGGAATGCGTGAGGGGATGAAGGCCAGCAGTGTGGGGACCCGGTTATCATCACTGCGAAGTTTTTTTGATTTCCTGATCCTGCGCGGAGAATTGCCAGCCAACCCTGCGAAAGGTGTTTCTGCACCAAAGAAAAAACGCCCTTTGCCAAAAAATCTGGATGTCGATGAAGTGGCTCAATTGCTTGAGGTCAATGAGGATGATCCGCTGGCTGTTCGTGACCGGGCGATGATGGAATTGATGTATGGCGCGGGTTTACGACTGGCTGAAATGGTGAGCCTCAATCTTGCTGACCTGTCATTTGATCAGGGAGAGCTCCGGGTGGTGGGCAAAGGTGATAAGGAGCGTAAAGTTCCGTTTACTGGTCTGGCAGCTGAATGGATCCGCCGGTGGATTCCTTTCCGGGCCCAATGGGTTCTCGCCGATGAGCCTGCGCTGTTCATTTCTAAACGGGGGTGCAGAATTTCTCACCGGAATGTACAAAAGCGTATGGCTGAGTGGGGAATTAAACAGTCTGTTTCCAGCCATATCAGCCCCCATAAGCTCCGTCACTCATTTGCGACTCACATTCTTGAATCAAGTCATGATTTACGTGCGGTTCAGGAACTGCTGGGGCATGAAAATATTTCAACAACTCAAATATACACTCACCTTGATTTTCAGCATTTGGCGAATGTTTATGATCAGGCTCATCCACGTGCGAAGAAGAAACGGGAAAGCTGA
- a CDS encoding DUF484 family protein — protein MSSTDIEIEESDALTAEVVAEYLRHHPDFFIHRPELAERLTLPQEPGAVSLAHIQMRRQRQRIESLEEEITALMSLAAGNDRTFQHFMMLQEDILRCDELSEVIRLVEQKAADINLKAYIRLSAPLSVSQYQLDMDYWHNFSRSYIHGGQAYLGRMRKIDRVGLFGPQSVSPEFGSYVVLPLTSRKMNGILAFSSEDGGHFQPSMDTLFLSHLGVVLSHLIDILPWKRS, from the coding sequence GTGTCTAGCACTGATATAGAAATTGAAGAAAGTGATGCACTGACAGCAGAGGTGGTGGCTGAGTATCTTCGCCATCATCCTGATTTTTTTATCCATCGTCCGGAACTGGCTGAGCGGTTGACTTTGCCGCAGGAGCCGGGAGCTGTCTCTCTGGCTCATATCCAGATGCGTCGTCAGCGCCAGCGGATTGAGTCACTTGAGGAAGAAATAACAGCTTTAATGTCGCTTGCCGCCGGTAATGATCGTACATTTCAGCACTTTATGATGCTACAGGAAGACATCCTGCGTTGTGATGAACTGTCTGAGGTGATTCGGCTGGTTGAGCAAAAAGCAGCTGATATCAATCTGAAAGCTTATATCCGTTTATCCGCGCCGCTGTCGGTGAGTCAGTATCAGTTAGATATGGATTACTGGCATAACTTTTCCCGCAGTTACATTCACGGTGGTCAGGCTTATCTGGGCAGAATGAGAAAAATCGATCGGGTTGGACTGTTTGGTCCCCAGTCGGTCTCACCTGAATTTGGCTCCTATGTTGTTCTGCCACTGACGTCCCGCAAGATGAATGGCATTTTGGCTTTTTCCAGCGAAGATGGCGGGCATTTCCAGCCTTCTATGGATACGCTATTTTTGTCTCATCTCGGGGTGGTTCTGTCCCACCTGATTGATATTTTACCCTGGAAGCGTTCGTGA
- the dapF gene encoding diaminopimelate epimerase, producing the protein MHFHFSKMHGLGNDFMVVDCITQNVFFSPELIRRLADRHTGVGFDQLLIVEAPYDPETDFHYRIFNADGSEVEQCGNGARCFARFVRMKGLTNKFSIHVSTKKGKMVLKVEEDDQITVNMGVPDFTPHKIPFKAKQQEKTYILRVGGQTLFCGAVSMGNPHVVTVVDDVLTADVDTMGPQLESHERFPERVNAGFMQIVHPGEIHLRVYERGAGETQACGSGACAAVAVGILQETLEETVLVRLPGGTLKIQWKGPGKPLYMTGPTAHVFDGQISC; encoded by the coding sequence ATGCACTTCCATTTTTCTAAAATGCATGGACTGGGTAACGATTTTATGGTCGTTGACTGTATCACCCAGAATGTGTTTTTTTCACCTGAATTGATCCGCCGACTGGCGGATCGTCACACCGGGGTCGGTTTTGACCAGCTATTGATCGTTGAAGCCCCTTACGACCCTGAAACTGACTTTCATTACCGGATTTTTAATGCGGATGGCAGTGAAGTTGAACAATGTGGCAATGGTGCCCGCTGTTTTGCCCGCTTTGTCCGGATGAAAGGATTGACGAATAAGTTCAGTATTCACGTCAGCACCAAAAAAGGAAAAATGGTTCTGAAAGTCGAAGAAGACGATCAGATTACCGTTAACATGGGGGTGCCGGACTTCACGCCTCACAAAATTCCGTTTAAAGCAAAACAGCAGGAAAAAACCTATATTTTACGTGTAGGCGGGCAAACTTTGTTCTGTGGTGCCGTCAGTATGGGAAATCCGCATGTTGTGACTGTTGTTGACGACGTATTGACTGCCGATGTTGATACGATGGGGCCACAGCTGGAATCACACGAACGTTTCCCCGAGCGGGTGAATGCCGGGTTTATGCAGATTGTTCATCCCGGAGAAATTCATTTAAGGGTTTACGAACGTGGTGCCGGGGAAACTCAGGCTTGCGGAAGTGGTGCCTGTGCTGCTGTTGCTGTCGGGATTCTTCAGGAGACTCTTGAGGAGACTGTTTTGGTCCGGTTGCCGGGAGGCACACTGAAAATTCAGTGGAAGGGGCCGGGTAAGCCGTTATATATGACGGGACCCACTGCACATGTTTTTGATGGTCAGATTTCTTGCTGA
- the lysA gene encoding diaminopimelate decarboxylase → MDYFNYRDGQLWAEDVTVSELAQDFGTPLYVYSRATLERHWHAFDKAVGDHPHLVCYAVKANSNIGVLNVLARLGSGFDIVSGGELERVIAAGGDPEKIVFSGVGKTEAEMRRALELGIKCFNVESEPELERLNKVAGLSGKIAPVSLRINPDVDAKTHPYISTGLRDNKFGITFDRAVDVYRLANQLEHLSVQGMDCHIGSQLTNIDPFIDATDRLLALIEQLKSEGIEIHHLDVGGGLGVSYNDETPPQPSEYAKTLLSRLSNHQNLELIFEPGRAIAANAGLLLTKVEFLKHTEHKNFAIVDAAMNDLMRPALYQAWQEIIPVVPREGQETVYDIVGPVCETSDFLGKDRSLSVQEGDILAVRSAGAYGFVMSSNYNTRPRAAEIMIDGDQAYVVRQRESLADLWAQETQLPE, encoded by the coding sequence TTGGATTACTTTAATTACCGGGATGGCCAGCTTTGGGCCGAAGATGTCACTGTTTCGGAACTGGCACAAGATTTCGGAACGCCCTTGTATGTTTATTCCAGAGCGACACTGGAGCGTCACTGGCATGCATTTGATAAGGCGGTTGGTGATCACCCGCATTTAGTTTGTTATGCCGTTAAAGCCAATTCAAATATCGGTGTTTTGAATGTTCTGGCCCGTCTGGGATCAGGCTTTGACATTGTTTCCGGCGGAGAGCTTGAGCGGGTGATCGCCGCTGGCGGCGATCCGGAAAAAATTGTTTTCTCCGGGGTGGGGAAAACGGAAGCAGAAATGCGCCGTGCCCTTGAGCTGGGTATTAAATGTTTCAATGTCGAATCCGAACCTGAGTTGGAAAGACTCAATAAGGTTGCCGGATTATCTGGCAAAATTGCACCGGTTTCATTGCGGATTAACCCGGACGTTGATGCAAAAACCCACCCTTACATCTCTACCGGGTTGAGAGATAATAAATTTGGTATCACCTTTGATCGTGCTGTGGATGTTTATCGTTTAGCGAATCAACTTGAGCACCTTTCTGTACAGGGGATGGATTGCCATATCGGTTCCCAGCTGACGAATATCGACCCATTCATTGATGCCACCGACCGTCTGTTAGCGTTGATTGAGCAACTGAAATCGGAAGGAATCGAGATTCATCATCTGGATGTCGGTGGCGGTTTGGGTGTCAGCTATAATGATGAGACACCACCTCAGCCATCTGAGTACGCTAAAACGCTGTTGTCACGTTTATCGAATCATCAGAATCTCGAACTGATCTTTGAGCCTGGCCGGGCGATTGCGGCCAATGCAGGACTGTTGCTGACCAAAGTGGAATTTCTGAAACATACGGAACATAAAAATTTCGCGATTGTTGATGCCGCGATGAATGATCTGATGCGTCCCGCATTATATCAGGCATGGCAGGAGATTATTCCTGTTGTTCCGCGTGAAGGGCAAGAGACTGTCTATGATATTGTCGGGCCTGTGTGTGAAACCAGCGACTTCCTTGGTAAAGACCGCAGTCTGTCTGTTCAGGAAGGTGATATTCTGGCTGTCCGATCAGCCGGTGCATACGGATTTGTGATGTCTTCAAATTATAATACCCGCCCACGGGCTGCAGAAATTATGATTGATGGTGATCAGGCGTATGTGGTTCGTCAGCGGGAATCTCTTGCTGATTTGTGGGCTCAGGAGACCCAATTGCCGGAGTAA
- the lptM gene encoding LPS translocon maturation chaperone LptM, protein MNKKLTAFLLLCLLALSGCGQTGALYMPADKPQNEQSQP, encoded by the coding sequence ATGAATAAAAAGTTGACGGCATTTTTGTTACTCTGCTTGTTAGCATTGTCTGGCTGCGGGCAAACGGGTGCCTTATATATGCCGGCAGATAAGCCTCAAAATGAGCAATCTCAGCCATAA
- the cyaY gene encoding iron donor protein CyaY, translating to MNDTEFHQYVDQQMECIEQLIDDSGADIDYETTGNVMTLDFEDRSQIIINRQEPMHEIWLASKSGGFHFQYTNNQWICSKTGLELTELVRQECEKHADETIEWE from the coding sequence ATGAACGATACTGAATTTCATCAATATGTTGACCAGCAAATGGAATGCATTGAGCAGTTAATTGATGATTCCGGCGCCGATATAGATTATGAAACAACCGGGAATGTCATGACGCTTGATTTTGAGGATCGCAGCCAGATCATTATCAACCGTCAGGAGCCGATGCACGAGATATGGCTTGCGTCCAAATCGGGTGGGTTTCATTTTCAGTATACAAACAATCAGTGGATTTGTTCGAAAACAGGTCTGGAACTAACGGAACTGGTCAGACAGGAATGTGAAAAACACGCCGACGAAACCATTGAATGGGAATAA